From the Hoplias malabaricus isolate fHopMal1 chromosome 13, fHopMal1.hap1, whole genome shotgun sequence genome, the window CCTACCACTGGCCCTTATTCATCAGTAACTCAACCTGGTCGATAAAGCTTGAGTTCCACCAACACAAAGTGTAACTCTGGCCATTACAGTCACATAAGCAATTACCAGAATTTCTACAAGTGCTAATCAGGCCAAAGTTAGCAGCCGCAAACTCACTTATTAGTAACTCTCAATAGCCTGATTAACACTTTTGTCATCAAACAGCAACAGCATCAAGATAGTGCAATATCACTTCATTACTTAGTATTCCAAGGTTGTGTTTGGCATGTGTCCTTATGTCTCTTTTAGTTCACTCCAGCCAATTCCAGAAACCCACAGGGACACGGGGGAAGACAACAAACTTCTCAAAGACAGTCTCCCGAagaggggcttgaacccacaaccccaggaccctggagctgtgtgacagcaacattaCCTGCAGTGCCGCCATGTgctagaagctgtaattttaaggtaaaaaatactacatagtgttcctttaaatatttgtttcataATTTCTTATTTCATTTCAAGAACAAACAACTCATTACTCTTCTAAAAACACACCTAGCTGCTAGTTATATTTGAAATAAGTTGTGCATAATTTGCTCTATTCTCTATGCTCTATGGTTTCTTGAGATTTGCATTCAGGGTTTGTTCAAAGGTTTGCTTACCAATACCAATTTGTAACAGTGCTTGTGCCAGGTGAAAACCTGGTGCTgataagaaaatgaaaaatgaacgTTAGGGGCCATCTAGTGGATAGACTAAGTAAGTAATCATATCTGCCATCTTATGTATTCCAGtgagaataaaaaaatgaagtaTTTTCTTATCTTTTCAGAAACTCTCCATTACTTAGCACATTGTTTAATAATATCATTGTCCAGTTAAGCAGCTCTGTGTgtaacatatatattatataagacACATTCACTGCTCATGTATAACAAACATCTGTTGAATCTTTCATGAATCTGTGATTCCTTTCATGGACAATATCATTCATCACCATTTTTTTCCAAGCAGAAGTGAGACTGATGTATCTCCAGTGCTTATCTGATCATGTCACCAGACACTGGACTTGGTGTACAGCCACCTGGGGTTGATATCCTATCCAGCATTTCCTGGGTTTTGTTACAGTGCTAGTCTTACTATCACTCCAACATCGCAAGGGACAAGCCGACTGTGTGTTTGGGTCAgctgttataaataaaaaaacaaaaaaacaaaaaaacaaagaaataaatgtacataGCCTTTTAAAGAAACCCCTATATTTCTAAGATTATTATTCAGTTAGTAAAATTAAGACTTGTTTCTACCCTTTTGGCTctacaaaaaatataatattaaacatttatgttCATTTAAAGTATGCTCACtgtacaatttattttaaacactgatTTGCAGTATTGACCTAATTAGTATGATCAACATTATACTCAATGTATATGTACAGTTAAAGATTATTTTTGCAGTTTAGTTTCAGATCACATTTTCACTCTTGACCTACCCAGTATGAATTCAAGTTAGCTCTGTGGTCAATTTAGCTCATCATATAGTGGATGTTTGTATGAGGGCGTGATTTGCACATGGTAATAAccttataaacaaataaataatataaatatacaaaaataatcatattcatgctaaaaatatataaaaatttatttatttatttgacaataTTAGATACACATTagaattatttctttattctgACATTCTGACGCCCTACTAATAAAACATCCCTATTAGCATTGAAATTTCATGGTAGTCTCTGTATGCTCCCACTCAGGAGTTTCTTTTCTACATTTCAAATGGTGTATCAAATAGAGAGCTACAAGCTAAGTGGCCAATGATAACATCCAGCTGTAATTTACTTAAATCAGTATTTGCTGTCAGAACTGACAGAATCCTTAAATGTCCTAAAAAGACTGGATAAAGGTTGAGCCTGCCCTGTGTTCTTATACTGAGAAGTAGGTGGCACATGCTCTAGCACTGAGCTTTAGTGTGGGTGGCGGTCACAAAGCCCCTTCATTGCACCTTCAATAAACCGTCCAGGTTTTGTCCTTGAGGTTTCATGTGTTACGGTCAGGGTCCTGACACATTCTTTTTAGTTCATAAGAGAGCTGTGTCACACGACAAGAGCTATGCAGAGGTGATGATGGAAAGAACAGCCTGAGGAAAACATAAGAACTGAACGTAAGAAGTAAACATGACGTGTGGAGAAAAGATCTAAAAAATATCAAAAGTAAGATGAAGTCACTGTTAATACTGGACACCACAGAAAAGAgatttgaaacatttttttttttcaaaatatattgtgatattgtcaTGAAATATGCATTATTCATTATGTATTCTGTTAAAGGATTTGCATCACTTCTCAATATTTTATGAATTATTgaacaatattttattaatttattattttataataataaaatttaattattttataaaccaGTGTTACAAACTATATAAAAAAGTCCTTGTGTTTAAAACAAGAGTAAGGTGGTTAATATGATTTTGGAAAAATTGgaataaaatggaataaaataaaatggaaattgaTTTGATATTGTGTTGGTAGTgcctctgtcacacagctcaaggggcctggtgttgtgggttcaagccctgccttGAGTGACTGTCtaagaggagtttggtgtgttccccctgtgcctgcatgggtttttccaggtgctcccacagtccaaaaacacataggTAGGTGGGTTGCATATTCAAAATCGTCCCTAGGTGAGAGgaagtgagtgaatttgtgagtatGTGGTACCTTGCTATAGACagacacccagtgattctgggttagTGCCGGACCCACCAtgcccctgaactggaaaggcagttacagacaatgtattaatcacttatttgatattttaattaacTAAAAGATGTTTTATTAGCTCTATTCAAATTAAATTTGCCACAGCTGGATTTTTTGTGATTTGAcattgagctgctagtgagcaatgagaaTTGAAATGGAAGGTGAGAAACCCCTTAGTTTGAAAACAATTCACGCAGTTCCAAAAAGACACCTACGCCAAGATAATAATGGACAGCAATTCTGCAGTTTCTATCACATTAATTAGAGAAAGCATGCATAGATCCTTAATCCTAAATCGATGTTCTGCACCCAGTGCACCAATTGGTTATTAACACCTATTGTGAGTTGCCCTAAGAATAGCACAGCAGCTCCAAACCCATAAAGACACTCGCCTTCAGCCTGGACCACATGCTATACATAGTTTACCCTCACTAGGAGCAGGTGCTGGCTGGCATGGAGCCTGCAAGGGCCAATAGAGGAGCTAGAGGTGACAGGTCTAATGTGTTGAGAACCTAAGCCCAGCCAAGCATGAACTCCCCCCGGTAATGTGAGTAGACTGAGGTCTAGTCCCAGCCTCAGGGGCCAGTAGTTCCAAATGGTGTCATCCTGTCTGGAgcagaacagtgctgtgattgCAGATGTGTTTTAACTAAAGAGTACAAGGTTATTACAAAAATACATGACAGCTTGCTGTCACATTCCAAACACCCACTGAGTCAGCTTTGGTAATCCTAGATATTGTCACTGTCTGaaaaaaacctgtatctccaaaatagtatctttatagaaggggaaaaaagtcttagctttcaatggaagtcaatggaaGCAGAGTTTATTTCAACTTTGGAGCATATCTACTGCTTTGGGAaagatatacagtatatatttaaAGTTATAGTTAGAACATGACTGCATTAATGTGAGGCTGTTCCTAATGTCTCACTTTCCAGGCATTACTTTTGTATGGAGATTGCACAAAGCATGAGAGAACAGTTGAAACAATTGGTGCTTGTAGTAGAAATATTTTAAGTATAGACAATAGTTGTGCAGCTGATTGTTCCATTACCTAATTATCCCAAATTTGTCTATATTTTTGTCCACCATCTCAAAGCCAACATAATAGATATCACAGCTACAATAAATATCCAACCTTCAGACTCATATATCCAGGCTGACTGGGTACATCTGCAAAACTATAATGGACCAAAACAGCCTTTAAGGGCAAACAGGGCAATCAAGTTCTAATTCATCTGATGGATTTTGGAATAAATATTAGATGAGCTACGTGCTAGTATAATAAGAATTAATGAAGTAACTTTTGAAATGcattgaaataaacacaaagtacAGCTATATATAGTGGCCAATAGCTATCAGTATATTTGTTAATCACTTCTCCAATACTCAAGTAGCAGTCGGGAACTGACAAATGTGTACATATGCTCCTTCTTTATGGCAACCACAatccaaaacacaacacaacaagaTGGGCAGATGGACAGTGTGGAGGCAACACATGGTTTTCAACtcagtaaaacacacaaacaaaacacaatgtgCATATCACACCAGACATTGCAAACAGTGCAATTTACtacaaaatgacattttgtaTCTCACAGGGTCCACATTTGACATTACAGTGGACCAATAAATGGCATACAATTAAAGACAAGActaagtttacattttttttaggCAAAATTAAAAAAGTTACTATGCCgctataaattatattactaaTCCAAACAGACCATCATTTACAGTTTTACTTTCctgaataataacaaaacattgGAAGTTACAGAGCTCCTCTAGGGACATTTCTTTCTAATAAAAACAATGAACGGTCACTACTTACTAAGATACTGGAATAAGATTCTACTGCACACAAGACAATAAATAAGTCACTACTTTGATCACACCTTGACTATCACGATCCCATGTTTTCCCAAGTCATTTTTATGTATTAGGATCCCATACTCATGAAGTAGGTGTTACCAtgcattattgttattaaagtgTTGTTATCAGTGAGCCTCCATACACAGCTATTTGGAAATACTTTTACtataaaaaaggtaaaaaagacacaaaaacacTATATGGCAAAAAAGCATTTTCATATGTTTGTTGCCAAGGCTCCATTTATTTTGCTGTAAACCAGTAAGGTGTAATACACACGTTAAAAAAAACACGAAAGAGTGTAAATGCTAATTACTGGCCAATTTGGGAATTTCATATGCAAGGTcaaatttattaattcattcattcattgtctgtaagcgcttttccagttcagggtcgtggtgggtacggagcctacccggaatcactgggcgcaaggcaggaacacatcctggagggggcgccagtccttcacagggcgacacattcacacattcactcacacctatggacacatttgagttggCAATCGACCTATCAATATGTGTACCAACCGTGCTGCCCCAAGGTcacatttaattgttttttattttcatgaaaGTCATAATTTTAACCTGTTCATCCCAAAATGAGCCAGACTCACACCATAGTGCTGAGTGTGGACAACTCCTCTGCCTGGCCCTGCTTGTTGGGCAGGGATTTTAGATATTCCAGATGGCGTCGAGCATCCTCTCGGTTGTGCCTCACGTAGTACACCAGGTAAGAAATGACCATGGCGAACCAGCCAAACATGGTCACCAGCATGGCCACATCTGTGGTCCTCTTGAGGGCAGCACAGAGGTCCAGATCCGCTGCAACTAACACAAAGGGCACACCGCGGGCTCCTACGTCTCCTGGCTCTGAGCTGTTACAAACCACTCCTGCCAGGGAAGAGGGCTCCAGCTGCAGCTGAGGCATGGACACCTGTAGACGGCAGTCACACATCCAGGGGTTGTGGCTGAGGTTGGCCTGTGCCTGGAGCTCCCCAAGAGCCTCAGGATCCAGAGTCTCAAGCAGATTGAAGGAAAGGTCTAggctggacagagaatcagcCAGGCCATGGAAGGCTCCAGGTTCCAGCTGGACCAGCCGGTTGTGGGACAGGTCCAGCTCGATCAGCAGAGGGAGCCCCACGAATGAGTCTGCAGGCACACTGACCAGCAAGTTGTAATCCAGGTAAAGACGACGTGTCTGGTTGGGCAGGTCACGTGGCATTGTTAGCAGGTTCATGTTACTGCATCGTACAACCAATCCGCCGTCCCAGCTTTCCGAGCAGTAACAACTTTCCGGACATTCAGCTGCCAGCTGCGGTAAATCATGCCCAAGGCCTAGGCAAAAAAATATCACTGTCCAATATTGTCCAACATTTTTCTGATATTGTTAATACACATTTGAGAAATTgccattaaatattaaaatatttttcccaTATTTCCCAGCCCTCCCAGTACTGACCCAACACTTGGAGCAGCAGGCAAGACAAGGCCAGAGTCAGGAATAGAGGTCCAACTGGCTGCAGCATGGTAGAACACAAGCATCTCCTCCCCAGGGGCCCTGAGATGCTGGACCATCAGTAAGAGGCAGACTATACAAGCTGTCTCACAAACATGGCTGTAGGATGCAGGCACAGGAAAACAAGTTATTACAATTGACACCCTGCTATCACAGCGGCAGCTGATCGTTTTAGAGTTATTCTGAGGGTAAATGGCCCTTTTGTTACACTTAATTATCATCAAGCAACTGTGCAGTTAGAACAAAGATgcggttgggggggggggggggggtgcagctGAAGCGAAATGaatgagagacaaagaaagagaaggaaaggaaGAAAGTGGTTTACCATGTGTAAGTGTATTACCATATATACAGTTCATAATTGCATATTTTATGTTTCAGTTCTCATCACAATCAGCACACACTCCCTCTGCTGAAAATTCTCTTCATCAACACTCACTGTTGGGCCTTCAGACTACTAAATGGGGATAGAGCTAATTAGTCTGTCACCACCATTTCAACATGACTGTAAATTGTTTTGACATTTTGTCCTACTTTCTTTTAGTTTGTTATAGCGCCTGTGGACACTGGGCTGGATTCGCTTTAAGTACATCTTAGGTCAGTGCATCTCCTGTTTCGTGGTCAGTGAGTAATCAACTGTTAACTGAAACATAACACAAGATGGTATTCTGCACATTCTCTGTGACAGAGTGCATCCTATTACTAATGTTTCACACAATGGACTTAACACATATTATACCATAGCTTACAATACAGACCCACCACACTGTAGTAAGGTACCATTGTTATTGTTACAACAATAATGCAATTTCCaatatatattccaatatatatataattttggaCATCACTCAACCAAATACTGTAACTGTAACTGCAACACTGATTGACTACATTgtgatatatgtatattatcCCAAGCAAGCTAAAGTTTGTTCTTTGTAGGAGGTGCTTATGTATTTAAATGCTATCTTAGATGATGGCACTTAAGCCACAGTTACTGagcctttattattttttcttggcAGGCTGTGTGAAGAGGAAAATCAGGTTCTCATCCCTCATTGCTTGCTAGCAGCTTAACACAGGGTCACAACAGTGAGCCAAAAATAGCCTGGTTAATTTGGTAACAGGGTGATTGCAGGgaagattttatttaattacattgttataTTGACTGAAAAGAAACTATATCAGTGTAATGGTAAATATTTTTCCTCATTTCCCCCTGTGTCAGTGTCTGTCTCTTCAGAACACAATCTGCATTTCCCCCTAAGAACCTTGTACCCTCTTAAAAACAACTTTTAAAGACTAACGCTGCCAGTAATGAGACTCTTATGTTATTTCTTTCAAATCTTAAAAGTTTTCACACTCAACAAATTCTTATTTTCAGACTGGGCTCTGTAAGGAATCAATAGAGCTtcttccaaaaaataaataataaaaaaaaaaatgcgtTTTGGTCCCTGTTTTTAAGAATGTACAATGTTCATAGGGGGAAATGTAAACGGTGTTCTGGAGagacagacaaaaataaaatgtaatttaaatatcacaaaatacataatttaaaattacttaaatgtctttcttttgtttttataacatttttacgGTCTGTATAC encodes:
- the lrrc3cb gene encoding leucine-rich repeat-containing protein 3B, coding for MLQPVGPLFLTLALSCLLLQVLGLGHDLPQLAAECPESCYCSESWDGGLVVRCSNMNLLTMPRDLPNQTRRLYLDYNLLVSVPADSFVGLPLLIELDLSHNRLVQLEPGAFHGLADSLSSLDLSFNLLETLDPEALGELQAQANLSHNPWMCDCRLQVSMPQLQLEPSSLAGVVCNSSEPGDVGARGVPFVLVAADLDLCAALKRTTDVAMLVTMFGWFAMVISYLVYYVRHNREDARRHLEYLKSLPNKQGQAEELSTLSTMV